From a single Aquarana catesbeiana isolate 2022-GZ linkage group LG09, ASM4218655v1, whole genome shotgun sequence genomic region:
- the LOC141109003 gene encoding olfactory receptor 2K2-like — MEETVNSLTITNLTTITEVILLSIASFSNCRSVMFTVFLMMFLLTVLGNSLIISAIRMSVQLHTPMYLFLSNLAFLDICYTSITIPNILSAILNNRNTISFTGCFVQLGLFTVCASTECILLAVMAYDRYVAICHPLRYRAIVNRTVCLYLAFFAWLSGSLNSAFNTTAASDLYFCGPNAIESMWCETQPIIHLACSNTYIIDVLNSIGGTVFGVGCLIFILTSYVFILVAIFRIPSKTSRQKTFSTCTSHMTIVALYFGALSFMYVLPHKTSSQKIDSIISMMYAIFTPMLNPIIYSLRNQQIIGAMKNILLLFHKKGFD, encoded by the coding sequence ATGGAAGAGACTGTTAACTCCTTGACAATAACCAACTTGACAACAATAACAGAAGTCATACTTCTTAGTATTGCTTCCTTCTCCAACTGTAGATCAGTCATGTTTACTGTGTTTTTGATGATGTTTCTTCTGACCGTCTTAGGGAACAGTTTAATTATTTCAGCAATTAGAATGAGCGTTCAGCTCCACACacctatgtatttatttttatcaaatttggcCTTTTTGGACATATGCTATACTTCTATTACAATACCTAATATATTGTCTGCTATTCTCAATAATAGGAACACCATCTCTTTCACTGGTTGCTTTGTTCAGCTTGGACTGTTCACTGTTTGTGCCAGTACAGAGTGTATCTTATTGGCTGTTATGGCTTATGATCGTTATGTGGCCATCTGTCATCCGTTACGTTACAGGGCCATTGTCAATAGGACAGTGTGTCTTTATCTGGCATTTTTTGCTTGGTTGAGTGGGTCTTTAAACTCAGCCTTTAATACTACTGCTGCTTCTGATCTTTATTTTTGTGGACCCAACGCCATAGAGAGCATGTGGTGTGAAACCCAGCCCATAATACATCTTGCATGTTCCAATACATATATCATTGATGTTCTTAACTCAATTGGGGGAACTGTGTTTGGAGTTGGCTGTCTGATCTTCATCCTCACATCCTACGTTTTTATCCTGGTGGCCATTTTCAGGATCCCCTCCAAGACAAGCAGGCAGAAAACCTTCTCCACCTGTACTTCTCACATGACAATAGTGGCTCTGTATTTTGGAGCACTCTCCTTTATGTATGTTCTGCCACATAAGACATCTTCCCAGAAGATAGACTCCATAATTTCCATGATGTATGCAATCTTCACTCCCATGCTCAATCCCATCATATATAGCCTTAGAAACCAACAGATTATAGGAGCAATGAAGAACATCCTACTTCTCTTCCACAAAAAGGGCTTTGATTAA